A genomic window from Xenorhabdus cabanillasii includes:
- the exbD gene encoding TonB system transport protein ExbD, whose protein sequence is MAIRLNENLDDNGELHEINVTPFIDVMLVLLIIFMVAAPLATVDIKVDLPASSAKPQPRPEKPVFLTVKADQQLYVGDQLVDHSTLSSVLDQTTQSNKETTIFFQADKTVDYETLMSVMDSLRKAGYLKVGLVGMEAVEAK, encoded by the coding sequence ATGGCAATACGTCTTAATGAGAATTTGGACGATAACGGTGAATTACACGAGATTAACGTCACACCATTTATTGATGTGATGTTGGTACTGTTGATCATCTTCATGGTGGCAGCACCACTGGCGACCGTCGATATCAAAGTCGATTTACCTGCATCATCAGCCAAACCACAACCGCGACCAGAGAAACCGGTCTTTCTGACGGTGAAAGCTGATCAGCAGCTATATGTCGGTGATCAGTTGGTTGACCATAGTACGCTCTCTTCGGTACTGGATCAAACAACCCAATCTAATAAAGAAACCACGATTTTCTTCCAGGCGGATAAAACCGTAGATTATGAAACGTTAATGAGCGTGATGGATTCTCTGCGCAAGGCTGGCTACCTGAAAGTGGGTCTGGTTGGCATGGAAGCGGTAGAGGCCAAATAA
- a CDS encoding gp53-like domain-containing protein: protein MSNQNDFKAFAIGGNANVVSQEDYQNNSNLDIGLPPNKLEIDLLNKILRQTSTMSSVMANFMSTQCEQNVLDDGDVSGLSQKFSDSLKCHEEKQFPNQLMQNGYQEFPNGLMIQWGMHKFEFFVENTVELPKPFKNSIFNIQFIDTGSWIIPMAGYTNGTLNSFRAWIAGKFFDYMGNEDVLKPDMGVVGQYVVIGC, encoded by the coding sequence ATGAGTAACCAGAATGATTTTAAAGCATTTGCTATTGGCGGAAATGCGAACGTTGTTTCTCAGGAAGATTATCAAAATAATTCTAATCTGGATATTGGGCTACCTCCCAATAAACTTGAAATTGATTTGTTAAACAAAATATTACGTCAAACGTCAACAATGTCTTCCGTTATGGCTAATTTTATGTCTACCCAATGTGAGCAGAATGTCTTAGATGACGGAGATGTTTCTGGTCTGTCTCAGAAATTTTCTGATTCGTTGAAGTGTCATGAGGAAAAGCAATTTCCTAATCAGTTAATGCAAAATGGTTATCAGGAATTCCCTAATGGACTAATGATTCAATGGGGTATGCATAAATTTGAGTTTTTTGTTGAAAACACAGTAGAATTACCAAAACCTTTTAAAAACTCTATTTTTAATATTCAGTTTATAGATACAGGTTCTTGGATAATTCCTATGGCTGGATATACCAATGGTACTTTAAACAGTTTTAGAGCCTGGATCGCTGGTAAGTTTTTTGATTATATGGGCAATGAGGATGTATTAAAGCCTGATATGGGTGTTGTTGGTCAATATGTTGTCATTGGATGTTAA
- a CDS encoding cytidine deaminase family protein, with protein MFSFDEMENTAHQLISPTQLNKYIKYGHVAAVIQSGSGHIYTGINIDTACSMGFCAEHGAIADMIKHRETRIVKIIAVNQYGNIIPPCGRCREFISQINKENIHAEVKVTKEQILSLGELLPFDWKNA; from the coding sequence ATGTTTTCTTTTGATGAAATGGAAAATACTGCCCATCAGCTTATTTCTCCGACACAATTAAATAAATATATTAAATATGGTCATGTAGCTGCGGTTATTCAGAGTGGATCAGGGCATATTTATACCGGTATTAATATTGACACCGCCTGTTCAATGGGTTTTTGTGCAGAACATGGTGCCATTGCCGATATGATAAAACATAGAGAAACCCGGATAGTTAAAATTATCGCAGTCAACCAATATGGAAACATTATTCCTCCATGTGGGCGTTGTCGGGAATTTATCAGCCAGATAAATAAGGAAAATATCCATGCCGAAGTGAAAGTTACCAAAGAGCAGATTTTATCACTTGGTGAGCTACTGCCATTTGATTGGAAAAACGCGTAG
- a CDS encoding HPr family phosphocarrier protein: protein MIEYSVVVTAPSGLHTRPSAQLCNLAKTYNGTIEIISGDKSANLKSMFKIMSMGIKSGMEVTIRVEGENEEEMAQSVVELIRNIKE, encoded by the coding sequence ATGATCGAATATTCCGTAGTAGTCACAGCTCCTTCGGGGCTACATACCCGGCCTTCTGCCCAACTTTGTAATTTAGCCAAAACTTATAATGGCACAATAGAAATTATCAGCGGAGATAAAAGTGCTAATTTAAAAAGCATGTTCAAAATTATGTCGATGGGAATAAAAAGTGGCATGGAAGTCACTATTCGGGTTGAAGGAGAAAATGAAGAGGAAATGGCACAATCGGTTGTGGAGCTTATTCGTAATATTAAAGAGTAA
- a CDS encoding glycoside hydrolase family 1 protein has product MTKNNTLFPENFLWGAATSAYQVEGAAEEYGKKLSQQDILNNKPGLADTHITSDHYHRYKEDIALMKELGLKAYRFSIAWSRIFPDGIGKPNDKGVQFYHNLIDELLENGITPIPTLYHYDMPMALVEKYHGWIDRQSVNDFACYAEFVIREYGGKVKYWLTINEQSIIVQFWTKKCFIPEQYLHNEQIKYQINHHMNLAHAIACKLVHQWVPGGQVGAALGYSAIYPLTSKPEDNLAAQNANDLRNYYFTDIYLKGQYNQSALTYLKNHGLAPNIEDGDMELIREGYSDFLALNYYCSHTAAAAPANAQRRMDGFNPTGVKGQIDGYEIQPDYYQIHKNPQLDTTDWDWAIDPLGLEYLLRDLYTRYQKPLMITENGFGADDVLESDGTIHDSYRIDYLEKHLQAIKRAIDSGVVVLSYNPWSFIDLLSTSNGYKKRYGFVYVNRTDDDLKDLSRYKKDSFYWYQKVIQTRGGSLTES; this is encoded by the coding sequence ATGACGAAAAATAATACTCTGTTTCCTGAAAACTTTCTTTGGGGAGCTGCAACCAGTGCCTATCAGGTTGAAGGAGCAGCGGAAGAATATGGCAAAAAATTATCACAGCAAGATATTCTCAATAATAAACCCGGATTAGCTGATACTCATATTACCAGTGATCATTATCACCGCTATAAAGAAGATATTGCATTAATGAAAGAACTGGGGTTGAAAGCCTATCGTTTCTCCATCGCATGGTCACGCATTTTCCCTGACGGGATCGGCAAGCCTAATGACAAAGGCGTGCAGTTTTACCACAATCTTATCGATGAACTATTGGAAAACGGTATTACGCCAATCCCGACACTTTATCATTATGATATGCCTATGGCATTGGTGGAAAAATATCATGGTTGGATCGACAGACAAAGTGTGAATGATTTTGCCTGTTATGCTGAATTTGTCATCAGAGAATATGGCGGGAAAGTTAAATATTGGCTGACGATCAATGAACAAAGCATTATCGTGCAATTCTGGACGAAAAAGTGCTTTATCCCTGAGCAATATCTCCACAATGAGCAGATTAAGTATCAGATCAATCACCATATGAATCTGGCTCATGCGATTGCCTGTAAGTTGGTTCATCAATGGGTGCCTGGTGGTCAGGTTGGTGCCGCATTAGGGTATTCCGCTATTTATCCACTGACCAGTAAACCGGAAGATAATCTGGCTGCCCAAAATGCCAATGATCTACGCAATTACTATTTCACCGATATCTATCTGAAAGGGCAATATAATCAATCCGCGTTAACTTACCTGAAAAATCATGGGCTGGCTCCCAATATTGAAGACGGCGATATGGAATTAATCAGAGAGGGCTATTCTGATTTTCTGGCACTCAATTATTATTGCAGCCATACCGCTGCCGCAGCGCCGGCAAATGCTCAGAGACGAATGGATGGTTTTAATCCAACAGGTGTCAAAGGACAAATTGACGGCTATGAGATCCAACCCGATTACTATCAGATCCATAAAAACCCACAACTTGATACCACAGACTGGGATTGGGCGATTGACCCGCTTGGGCTTGAATATCTATTACGCGATTTATATACCCGTTATCAGAAGCCGTTGATGATCACTGAGAATGGCTTCGGTGCCGATGATGTACTGGAATCTGACGGCACCATTCATGACAGTTACCGCATTGATTATCTGGAAAAACACCTTCAGGCCATTAAACGGGCGATAGATTCGGGTGTTGTAGTTCTCTCCTATAATCCGTGGAGTTTTATTGACCTTCTTTCCACCAGCAATGGTTACAAGAAACGGTATGGTTTTGTTTATGTCAATCGCACTGACGACGATTTAAAAGACCTCAGCCGTTATAAGAAGGATTCGTTTTATTGGTATCAGAAAGTTATCCAGACACGTGGTGGTTCATTAACTGAATCCTGA
- a CDS encoding PTS lactose/cellobiose transporter subunit IIA — MNSEENILIPISMEIILDAGNAREKSEKAMKYARDGDFDNARLYMEKARKMVLSAHQTQTEVIQKETQGDNFNLSLLFIHAQDTLMTIRSELILREEIISLYKHLHTTSNNKEEKQHDEK; from the coding sequence ATGAACAGTGAGGAAAATATCTTAATTCCTATTTCCATGGAAATAATTCTCGATGCAGGTAATGCCAGAGAAAAAAGTGAAAAGGCCATGAAATATGCCCGTGACGGTGATTTTGACAATGCCCGCTTATATATGGAAAAAGCACGCAAAATGGTGTTGTCTGCCCATCAGACACAGACTGAAGTTATTCAGAAAGAAACTCAGGGAGATAACTTTAATTTAAGCCTACTGTTTATTCATGCTCAGGATACATTAATGACAATACGCAGTGAGTTAATTCTGAGAGAAGAAATTATTAGTTTATATAAACATCTTCACACTACGAGTAATAATAAAGAGGAAAAACAGCATGACGAAAAATAA
- a CDS encoding PTS transporter subunit EIIC, with protein sequence MSWLSDSFAPAMQNFTKRPWVAAISGSMQKNIPFILAGSLIFFYNVFRAYLPFLPNLGRIAEYSFGMLGLITAFMIANQMMEKLHHFRYTLIAGLTSICVYMMFIKPEFADGNMIVSFERFGPAGILLGIVTGLFVSYLFHLYTKIGLLKESSLPDFVVGWIHAIIPILISIGAGTLLVFTFEVDVFSRLLSLFSPIAAFGQTLPGFILMALIPAIAMSMGISVWTFTGLQMPIFMLGISTNMTLVAAGQSPTNIVTYETMYTAALITMGGTGATLALNLLMLFSKSRELKATGYICIGPSFFNINEPLVFGTPIVLNPLLMLPMWINAITSPIIVWVFMRSDWLNIPAKMIQVGQIPAPFSSVMITEDWRAIICYIVLMAVFLITWYPFFKVYEKKRIEEESTNAA encoded by the coding sequence ATGTCGTGGTTATCTGACTCATTTGCACCCGCGATGCAAAATTTTACTAAGCGACCGTGGGTAGCCGCTATTTCTGGCTCCATGCAGAAAAATATTCCTTTTATCTTAGCGGGATCACTTATATTTTTTTATAATGTATTTCGTGCTTACCTTCCTTTTTTACCCAATCTTGGCCGGATTGCCGAATACTCTTTTGGCATGCTCGGTTTAATTACCGCGTTTATGATAGCTAATCAGATGATGGAAAAACTTCATCATTTTCGCTATACCCTAATTGCCGGGCTGACTTCTATTTGTGTCTATATGATGTTCATTAAACCGGAGTTCGCTGACGGCAATATGATTGTCAGTTTTGAACGATTCGGCCCCGCAGGCATTTTATTGGGTATTGTCACCGGCTTATTTGTTTCCTATCTGTTTCATCTCTATACCAAAATCGGTTTGCTGAAAGAAAGTTCCCTGCCTGATTTTGTTGTCGGCTGGATACATGCCATTATCCCGATTCTGATTTCCATCGGGGCAGGGACATTGTTGGTATTCACCTTTGAAGTTGATGTCTTCTCCCGGCTACTTTCTCTCTTTTCGCCTATTGCTGCATTCGGGCAAACATTGCCGGGATTTATACTCATGGCATTAATCCCTGCTATTGCAATGTCGATGGGAATTTCAGTCTGGACATTTACCGGCCTGCAAATGCCTATCTTTATGCTTGGTATCAGTACCAATATGACTCTGGTGGCAGCAGGGCAGTCCCCTACCAATATTGTGACCTATGAAACCATGTATACAGCAGCTTTGATTACCATGGGAGGAACCGGCGCCACTCTCGCATTAAATCTTTTAATGCTGTTTTCTAAATCCAGAGAGCTTAAAGCCACGGGCTATATCTGCATAGGGCCTTCTTTCTTCAATATCAACGAACCGCTGGTGTTTGGTACACCGATTGTCCTCAACCCACTGTTAATGCTCCCCATGTGGATTAACGCAATCACCAGTCCCATTATCGTCTGGGTATTCATGCGTTCAGACTGGCTGAATATTCCCGCTAAAATGATTCAGGTCGGTCAAATACCTGCCCCGTTCTCCAGTGTCATGATTACGGAAGACTGGCGGGCTATCATCTGTTACATCGTACTAATGGCCGTGTTCCTGATTACCTGGTATCCCTTCTTTAAGGTGTATGAGAAAAAACGGATTGAGGAAGAGAGCACCAATGCAGCATAA
- a CDS encoding PTS sugar transporter subunit IIB, with translation MKNIFIMLCCGAGISSGMLATKTRNAARQKGVSATVEARSESEVAEYFSVIDILFLGPHYASQKDEFQKHADIYNIPVLVVPQNIYGKLDGEALLELAISTLNR, from the coding sequence ATGAAAAATATTTTTATTATGTTGTGTTGTGGAGCAGGTATTTCCAGTGGCATGTTAGCAACAAAAACCAGAAATGCCGCCAGACAAAAAGGGGTATCAGCTACTGTTGAAGCCAGAAGTGAAAGCGAGGTAGCAGAATACTTTTCAGTTATCGATATCCTGTTTCTTGGACCTCACTATGCTTCGCAAAAAGATGAGTTCCAAAAACATGCTGATATTTACAATATTCCTGTGCTTGTCGTACCACAAAATATTTATGGAAAATTAGACGGAGAAGCATTACTGGAATTAGCTATAAGTACATTAAATCGTTAA
- a CDS encoding BglG family transcription antiterminator encodes MLRPKQKELLDYLLNKNTPTLAIKLSQVLNVSTRTIKNYVAEINESYGEKIILSGRNGYSLSHDTNIKLHQQPSNQPKTYQERACFLIKSILLFKQSNNIYDLSADLYISDSTLKSLIYKMNSSFEQFNVRFLCRNNHIEILGEEQKLRELVYYTIIEKTDYRFSELKTLETIFGTQQVEMVSNLIKKIFYKWGYSFYDLSYDNLVLHFLILINRLKHDKYLDTQLTFVGNNKLHAITDELCDNLQHKFDVSISENERNACYTLLKININSNHTKSSESIDLVDAGLYQFTKQITESVQEHYLVDFGTDDFISLFSQHISGLRTRLEYNIYTKNPMLEVIKKECRIIFDIAVFISLQLNESLGKKLNEDEISFIALHVGAEFERQKSHDNKVRAVLLCPGYRGIENKIYHQLLCDFGNEISVIKRISQPSELETLEFELLITTINLPASHNYETVYISPFQLRNKRTQLISKIDIANANRKKRTLQRNFDLFFEQGLFWFEPGFQHRDALLDDLCQTMFAKGYVESDFVRYVHQRESASSTAFGILALPHSVKMDAIKTGVAVVISPKGIRWGKYERVHVIFLIAINKIDKVCFAECYDALLDVFSHDKIINQLHKITCFESFREMLIRANKSQFMDDNA; translated from the coding sequence ATGCTAAGGCCTAAGCAGAAAGAATTATTGGACTATTTACTGAATAAAAATACCCCGACGTTGGCAATAAAATTATCTCAGGTCTTAAACGTCTCCACTAGAACGATAAAAAATTATGTAGCGGAAATTAATGAATCCTATGGCGAGAAAATTATTCTTTCTGGTCGAAACGGGTATTCTTTATCACATGATACAAATATAAAATTACACCAACAACCCAGTAATCAGCCGAAAACCTATCAGGAAAGGGCTTGTTTTTTGATTAAGTCCATCCTGTTATTTAAGCAAAGTAATAATATTTATGATCTCAGTGCTGATTTGTATATCAGTGACTCAACGTTAAAATCATTGATATATAAAATGAATAGTTCATTTGAACAATTTAATGTCAGGTTTTTATGCAGGAATAACCATATTGAAATTTTGGGGGAAGAACAAAAGTTAAGGGAGTTAGTTTACTATACCATCATTGAAAAAACAGATTATCGTTTCAGTGAGTTAAAAACATTGGAAACAATATTTGGTACTCAACAGGTAGAAATGGTATCCAATCTTATTAAGAAAATATTTTATAAATGGGGCTATTCTTTTTATGATCTCTCTTATGACAATCTTGTCTTACATTTTCTGATACTGATAAATCGGTTAAAGCATGACAAGTATTTAGATACTCAGCTAACTTTTGTCGGGAATAATAAATTACACGCTATAACTGATGAGTTATGTGATAATCTGCAACATAAATTTGATGTTTCAATATCAGAGAATGAAAGGAACGCCTGTTATACTTTGTTGAAAATCAATATCAATTCTAATCATACTAAAAGTAGTGAATCAATTGATTTGGTGGATGCGGGTTTATACCAGTTTACCAAACAAATTACTGAATCTGTACAGGAACACTATCTGGTTGATTTTGGCACAGATGATTTTATCTCATTATTTTCTCAGCATATATCAGGGCTGAGAACACGGCTGGAATATAATATTTATACTAAAAACCCTATGTTGGAGGTAATAAAAAAGGAGTGTCGTATAATTTTTGATATCGCTGTTTTTATCTCTTTACAATTAAATGAATCTTTAGGTAAGAAACTGAATGAAGATGAGATCTCTTTTATTGCCCTGCATGTTGGTGCTGAATTTGAACGGCAAAAAAGTCATGATAATAAAGTACGGGCAGTGCTTTTATGCCCCGGCTACCGGGGAATTGAAAATAAAATCTATCATCAATTATTGTGTGATTTTGGTAATGAAATAAGTGTGATTAAGAGGATTTCGCAGCCTTCTGAATTGGAGACTCTGGAATTCGAATTATTGATTACAACAATAAATCTTCCTGCCAGCCATAATTATGAAACAGTGTATATTTCTCCTTTTCAATTACGGAATAAGCGTACTCAGTTGATTAGCAAAATTGATATTGCTAATGCAAACCGGAAGAAGAGAACGCTACAACGTAATTTTGATCTATTTTTTGAACAAGGTCTGTTTTGGTTTGAACCCGGCTTTCAGCACAGAGATGCACTTCTTGATGATCTTTGCCAGACAATGTTTGCCAAAGGTTATGTTGAGTCTGATTTTGTCAGATATGTTCATCAGCGTGAAAGTGCTTCCTCAACGGCTTTTGGCATTCTGGCATTACCTCATTCAGTAAAGATGGATGCGATAAAAACGGGTGTTGCTGTTGTTATCAGTCCAAAAGGGATACGTTGGGGGAAATATGAACGTGTGCATGTTATTTTTTTAATAGCAATAAACAAGATAGACAAGGTATGTTTTGCAGAGTGTTATGATGCGTTATTAGATGTTTTTAGCCATGATAAGATTATTAATCAGCTGCATAAAATAACTTGTTTTGAAAGCTTTCGGGAAATGTTGATCAGAGCGAATAAATCTCAATTTATGGATGATAATGCTTAA
- a CDS encoding TetR/AcrR family transcriptional regulator has product MAENHPRPRGRPSIPEQEIREKIHDITLSLLLNQGYSATTMDVIAQQAKIAKKTLYRFVKNREDLIEQVILNWTDNAVLPLTKNANNYQQVIISLGNYLMGIAEKSLSKDAVGLFKLLQSDFPHRDAFLEKYQQGGLEKNKIILANWLEQQYKQGLLKEFNYKIFSELAISMVIAEPLRQMVLGQTPPLPETDISHRITAIINLLKSGLPEK; this is encoded by the coding sequence ATGGCAGAAAATCATCCACGCCCACGAGGTCGCCCGTCAATTCCCGAACAAGAAATACGTGAGAAAATCCATGATATTACTCTTTCTCTGCTGTTAAATCAGGGCTATAGCGCAACCACCATGGATGTTATTGCCCAACAAGCCAAGATCGCCAAAAAGACACTCTATCGTTTCGTTAAAAATAGAGAAGATTTGATTGAGCAAGTTATATTAAACTGGACAGATAACGCAGTCCTTCCCCTGACTAAGAATGCCAATAACTACCAACAAGTGATAATTTCATTGGGAAATTATTTAATGGGAATCGCTGAAAAATCCTTATCTAAAGATGCAGTCGGATTATTTAAATTATTACAGTCTGATTTTCCTCACCGGGATGCCTTCTTAGAAAAATATCAACAAGGCGGTCTTGAAAAAAACAAAATTATTTTAGCAAATTGGCTAGAACAGCAATATAAACAAGGATTATTAAAAGAATTTAATTATAAAATATTCAGTGAATTAGCTATCTCTATGGTGATTGCAGAGCCGCTCAGACAAATGGTGCTAGGGCAAACGCCACCTTTACCAGAAACTGATATTTCCCATCGCATTACAGCAATAATAAATTTACTTAAGTCTGGATTACCTGAGAAATAA
- a CDS encoding porin, giving the protein MIKHNVIAMTIPVFLIAGAANAAEVYNKDGNKIDLYGKAEVQHYFAKSKSKEAGDNSSGRIGVRGTTQLTDTISGFGRWEFNLGANRTEVESSKFARTRLAYVGFKLGNYGTLDYGRNFGVVYDANTFTDMLPVFGGDSMAATDNFMMGRSTGLLTYRNTDFFGLVNGLNFALQYQAKNDGDTKNARDDVSRQNGDGFGLSSSYDFGNGVTVAASYGNSNRTQAQKQGTESAKTLAKGNKAEAWLVSAKYDRNNVYLAAIYGEARNLTRFGSAVDNHAMFANKTENIELTAQYLFDFGLRPSIGYVYSRGKDLGNDLGENNLLRTKGSEDLVKYISIGASYNFNKNMGTYAEYKINLLKNNDFTKTTKIKTDNVMGVGLVYRF; this is encoded by the coding sequence ATGATAAAACACAACGTAATAGCAATGACGATTCCGGTTTTCCTTATCGCTGGGGCTGCAAATGCGGCCGAAGTTTATAATAAGGATGGTAATAAGATTGATTTATATGGAAAGGCTGAAGTTCAACATTACTTTGCTAAATCAAAAAGCAAAGAAGCGGGTGATAACTCCAGCGGCCGTATCGGTGTGAGAGGGACAACCCAACTTACAGACACAATTTCAGGATTCGGGCGCTGGGAATTCAATCTGGGTGCCAACAGAACCGAAGTTGAAAGCAGCAAATTTGCAAGAACACGTCTGGCTTATGTCGGCTTTAAACTGGGTAATTATGGCACCCTGGATTATGGTCGTAACTTCGGCGTGGTATATGATGCCAACACGTTTACAGATATGCTTCCCGTGTTTGGTGGCGATAGCATGGCTGCAACTGATAATTTCATGATGGGGCGTTCGACAGGGTTATTAACTTATCGTAACACTGACTTTTTTGGCCTGGTGAACGGGTTGAATTTCGCCCTGCAATATCAGGCCAAAAATGATGGTGATACTAAAAATGCCCGTGATGATGTTTCGCGGCAGAATGGTGATGGTTTTGGCCTTTCCAGCTCTTACGATTTTGGCAATGGTGTGACTGTTGCCGCTTCTTATGGCAATTCTAATCGTACTCAGGCACAAAAACAGGGTACGGAATCAGCTAAGACACTGGCGAAAGGGAACAAAGCTGAAGCATGGTTGGTATCAGCTAAGTACGATAGAAATAATGTCTATCTGGCAGCTATATACGGTGAGGCTCGTAATTTGACCCGATTCGGCAGCGCTGTAGATAATCATGCGATGTTTGCGAATAAAACGGAAAACATTGAGTTAACTGCCCAATATCTATTTGATTTTGGCTTGCGTCCGTCTATTGGTTATGTCTATTCCAGAGGTAAAGACTTAGGTAACGATTTGGGCGAGAACAATTTATTGAGAACCAAAGGGTCTGAAGATCTGGTAAAGTATATCTCTATCGGAGCATCTTATAATTTCAATAAAAATATGGGTACTTATGCTGAATACAAAATCAACTTGCTGAAAAATAATGACTTTACTAAAACAACTAAGATTAAAACAGATAATGTAATGGGTGTTGGCTTGGTATATCGCTTCTAA
- the rdgC gene encoding recombination-associated protein RdgC, protein MLWFKNLMIYRLNREISLSADELEKQLSPLAFTPCGSQDMMKTGWVPPIGAHGEALTHAAGNQILICARKEEKMLPSPVIKQELQTKIARLEGEQQRKLKKTEKDSLKDEVIHTLLPRAFSRFSQTYIWIDTVHNLIIVDSASAKRAEDNLALLRKTLGSLPVVPLTFKDPIELTLTEWVRSGNLPAGYALMDEAELKAILEEGGVIRCKKQELVSDEIAAHIESGKYVTKLALDWEERIQFMLSDDGSYKRIKFSETLREQNDDIDREDVAQRFDADFTLMTGELSALIKNTIDALGGEAER, encoded by the coding sequence ATGTTATGGTTCAAAAATTTAATGATTTACCGTTTAAACCGGGAAATTTCACTTTCTGCGGATGAACTGGAAAAACAATTAAGCCCATTGGCATTCACCCCATGCGGCAGTCAGGACATGATGAAAACGGGTTGGGTTCCACCAATAGGCGCACATGGTGAAGCATTAACTCATGCTGCCGGTAATCAGATCCTGATTTGTGCACGCAAGGAAGAAAAAATGCTGCCTTCTCCGGTCATTAAACAGGAACTACAAACCAAAATCGCCCGTCTGGAAGGAGAACAGCAGCGGAAACTGAAAAAAACCGAGAAAGATTCACTGAAAGATGAAGTGATCCACACTTTATTACCAAGAGCATTTAGCCGCTTCAGCCAGACTTATATCTGGATAGATACCGTTCACAATCTGATTATTGTTGATTCAGCCAGTGCCAAACGTGCCGAAGATAATCTGGCTTTATTAAGAAAAACACTTGGCTCATTGCCTGTTGTTCCCCTGACTTTCAAAGATCCCATTGAGCTGACATTAACTGAGTGGGTACGTTCAGGTAATTTACCTGCCGGTTATGCTCTGATGGATGAAGCTGAATTAAAAGCCATTCTGGAGGAAGGCGGAGTTATTCGCTGCAAGAAACAAGAGCTAGTGTCTGACGAAATCGCGGCACACATTGAGTCCGGGAAATACGTCACCAAACTGGCACTGGACTGGGAAGAGCGTATCCAATTCATGCTGTCAGATGATGGTTCTTACAAACGTATTAAATTCAGTGAAACATTGCGTGAGCAAAATGATGATATTGATCGTGAAGATGTTGCTCAACGATTCGATGCTGATTTCACGCTGATGACTGGTGAATTAAGTGCGCTGATAAAAAATACCATTGATGCATTAGGTGGTGAGGCAGAAAGATAA